Proteins co-encoded in one Candidatus Thiodictyon syntrophicum genomic window:
- a CDS encoding helicase-related protein, whose amino-acid sequence MDAPRPPMQLEQLQTNAAIRGILPEALVTVVSVAWFGSEALELTYKTPAGKVANELLYRHDEPRLELVEQGRPWSFDGDGALFRLVSEAHRIRLAHLFDPVLAVHTSMVDPLPHQITAVYEAMLPRQPLRFLLADDPGAGKTIMAGLLIKELIARGDLQRCLIVCPGSLAEQWQDELYRRFHLPFEILTNDKLEAARTGNWFLETNLAIARLDKLSRNEEVQQKLEIPDCRWDLVVCDEAHKLSATVFGGEVKYTKRYKLGQLLSTLTRHFLLMSATPHNGKEADFQLFMALLDGDRFEGRFRDGVHTADCSDLMRRMVKESLLKFDGTPLFPKRIAYTVPYKLSDAEAALYQSVTGYVREEFNRAEALENDKRAGTVGFALTILQRRLASSPEAIYQSLRRRRERLESRLRELVLGSAGVPPASGELDAEDLEDLEDAPDNEVEAAEEAILDQATAARSMTELRIEIDTLRRLEAQALAVRRTANDTKWCELASLLGEVFTPAALGERIEEPKAPYGAGPIAPPTPSPHQKLVIFTEHRDTLNYLEGRITTLLGRKEAVVIIHGGIGREARLKVQESFKHDPEIQVLLATDAAGEGINLQRAHLMVNYDLPWNPNRLEQRFGRIHRIGQTEVCHLWNLVADDTREGDVYRKLLEKLEQARQALGGQVFDVLGKLQFQGKSLRELLIEAIRHGERPEVKAFLTTVLDTTLDRGHLQELIDERVLAHDAMDASGVRRIREDMERADARRLQPHYIESFFHEAFKRLGGTAKQREPRRYEISHVPAPVCNRDRLIGVGEPVLPRYERIAFDKTLVAPQGQPLAAFVCPGHPLLDAVIDLTLERNRDLLKRGTVLVDERDPGLQPRVLFYLEHAIQDAGLTRAGERRVVSKRMLYVERDADGTTRHVHYAPYLDYRPLAADEPGVDAILDRPECRWIQGSAGVPPARPTIEQQAQGYAIARVVPEHLTEVQGNKLDLIAKTEAAVKDRLTKEITYWDHRAEELKLQESAGKPNARLNSGEARKRADLLQGRLQKRLEDLKLEAQLSPLPPVVLGGLLVVPIGLIRVMTGLVAGGTPALPDTQASAARARAVVMDIERRLGFDPTDREFDKLGYDIESRVPGTGKLRFIEVKGRVSGAATITVTRNEILYSLNKPDDFILAIVEFLGEDAHKVHYLRQPFQREPDFGVTSVNYGFGELLARAQPPA is encoded by the coding sequence ATGGACGCACCCCGCCCGCCGATGCAGCTCGAACAACTCCAGACCAATGCGGCCATCCGCGGCATCCTCCCCGAGGCCCTGGTGACGGTCGTCAGCGTCGCGTGGTTCGGCTCCGAGGCGCTGGAACTGACCTACAAGACCCCGGCCGGCAAGGTCGCCAACGAGCTGCTCTACCGCCACGACGAGCCCCGCCTGGAACTGGTCGAGCAGGGCCGTCCCTGGAGCTTCGATGGCGACGGCGCGCTCTTCCGGTTGGTGTCGGAGGCGCACCGCATTCGGCTGGCCCACCTGTTCGACCCGGTGCTGGCGGTGCATACCTCCATGGTCGACCCGCTGCCGCACCAGATCACCGCCGTCTACGAGGCCATGCTGCCGCGCCAGCCGCTACGCTTTCTGCTGGCCGACGACCCGGGCGCCGGCAAGACCATCATGGCGGGCCTGCTCATCAAGGAACTGATCGCCCGCGGTGACCTGCAACGCTGCCTGATCGTCTGCCCCGGCAGCCTGGCCGAGCAGTGGCAGGACGAGTTGTATCGCCGCTTCCACCTACCCTTCGAGATTCTCACCAACGACAAGCTGGAGGCGGCGCGCACCGGCAACTGGTTCCTGGAGACCAACCTCGCCATCGCCCGCCTCGACAAGCTCTCGCGCAATGAGGAGGTGCAGCAGAAGCTTGAGATCCCTGATTGTCGATGGGACCTGGTGGTCTGCGATGAGGCCCACAAGTTGTCCGCTACGGTGTTCGGCGGCGAGGTCAAATACACCAAGCGCTACAAGCTCGGCCAGCTCCTCTCGACCCTGACCCGGCACTTTCTCCTGATGTCGGCCACGCCGCACAACGGCAAGGAAGCGGACTTCCAGCTCTTCATGGCGCTCCTCGACGGCGACCGCTTCGAGGGCCGCTTCCGCGACGGTGTACATACCGCCGATTGCTCCGACCTGATGCGCCGCATGGTCAAGGAAAGCCTGCTCAAGTTCGACGGCACGCCGCTGTTCCCTAAGCGCATCGCCTACACCGTGCCCTATAAGCTCTCGGACGCCGAGGCCGCGCTTTACCAGAGCGTCACCGGGTACGTCCGCGAGGAGTTCAACCGCGCCGAGGCCCTGGAGAACGACAAACGCGCCGGCACCGTCGGCTTTGCCCTGACCATCCTGCAACGGCGCCTCGCCTCCTCGCCCGAGGCCATCTACCAGTCCCTGCGCCGACGCCGCGAACGGCTGGAAAGCCGTCTGCGCGAGCTTGTGCTTGGGAGCGCGGGCGTCCCGCCCGCGTCTGGGGAACTGGATGCCGAGGACCTCGAAGACCTCGAAGACGCCCCCGACAACGAGGTCGAGGCCGCCGAGGAGGCGATCCTCGACCAGGCCACCGCGGCGCGTTCGATGACGGAACTGCGCATTGAAATCGACACCCTCCGCCGACTCGAAGCCCAGGCCCTGGCGGTGCGCCGCACCGCCAACGACACTAAATGGTGCGAGCTGGCGAGTCTGCTTGGCGAGGTCTTCACCCCGGCCGCGTTGGGCGAGCGCATCGAAGAACCCAAGGCACCTTACGGAGCGGGACCTATTGCGCCGCCCACGCCGTCGCCGCACCAGAAGCTGGTCATCTTCACCGAACACCGCGACACGCTGAACTACCTGGAGGGCCGCATCACCACCTTGCTCGGGCGCAAGGAGGCCGTCGTCATCATCCACGGCGGCATCGGTCGGGAAGCCCGACTGAAGGTGCAGGAGTCCTTCAAGCACGACCCCGAAATCCAGGTCCTGCTGGCCACCGACGCCGCGGGCGAGGGCATCAACCTCCAGCGCGCCCATCTGATGGTCAACTACGACCTGCCCTGGAACCCCAACCGGCTGGAGCAGCGCTTCGGGCGCATCCACCGCATCGGCCAGACCGAGGTCTGCCACCTGTGGAATCTGGTGGCGGACGACACCCGCGAGGGCGATGTCTACCGCAAGCTCTTGGAGAAGCTCGAACAGGCGCGCCAGGCCCTGGGCGGCCAGGTCTTCGACGTGCTCGGCAAACTCCAGTTCCAGGGCAAGTCACTGCGCGAACTGCTGATCGAGGCGATCCGCCACGGCGAGCGGCCCGAGGTCAAAGCCTTCCTCACTACGGTGCTCGACACGACGCTCGATCGGGGCCATCTGCAAGAGTTGATCGATGAGCGCGTCCTCGCCCATGACGCCATGGACGCGAGCGGGGTCCGGCGTATCCGCGAAGACATGGAGCGCGCCGACGCCCGCCGCCTGCAACCGCACTACATCGAGTCCTTTTTCCACGAGGCGTTCAAACGGCTCGGCGGCACCGCCAAGCAGCGTGAGCCCCGCCGCTACGAGATCAGCCATGTCCCCGCCCCGGTGTGCAACCGCGACCGGCTCATCGGCGTCGGCGAGCCCGTGCTGCCGCGCTACGAGCGCATCGCCTTCGACAAGACTCTCGTGGCACCCCAGGGTCAGCCGCTCGCCGCCTTCGTCTGCCCCGGCCACCCGCTGCTCGATGCCGTCATCGACCTTACCCTGGAGCGCAACCGCGACTTGTTGAAGCGCGGTACCGTCCTGGTGGACGAGCGCGATCCTGGCCTGCAACCGCGGGTACTGTTCTATCTGGAGCACGCCATCCAGGATGCCGGACTGACCCGCGCGGGCGAGCGCCGGGTCGTCTCCAAGCGGATGCTCTATGTGGAGCGGGATGCCGACGGCACCACCCGCCACGTCCATTACGCGCCCTATCTCGACTACCGACCCCTGGCAGCGGATGAGCCTGGCGTCGATGCGATCCTCGACCGGCCGGAGTGCCGGTGGATTCAAGGGAGCGCGGGCGTCCCGCCCGCGAGGCCAACCATCGAGCAACAGGCCCAGGGCTATGCCATCGCCCGCGTCGTACCCGAGCACCTCACCGAGGTGCAGGGGAACAAGCTGGACCTCATCGCCAAGACCGAGGCGGCGGTCAAGGATCGCCTCACCAAAGAGATCACCTACTGGGACCACCGCGCCGAAGAGCTGAAGCTTCAAGAGTCCGCCGGCAAGCCCAACGCCCGGCTCAACTCCGGGGAGGCGCGTAAGCGTGCCGACCTCCTGCAAGGGCGGCTGCAAAAGCGGCTGGAAGACCTCAAGCTCGAAGCCCAGCTCTCGCCGTTGCCGCCGGTGGTCCTGGGCGGGCTGCTGGTCGTGCCGATCGGGCTGATCCGCGTCATGACCGGGTTGGTCGCGGGCGGGACGCCCGCGCTCCCAGACACCCAGGCGAGCGCCGCCCGAGCCCGCGCCGTCGTGATGGACATCGAACGCCGTCTCGGCTTCGACCCCACCGACCGGGAATTCGACAAGCTCGGCTACGACATCGAGAGTCGCGTCCCCGGCACCGGCAAGCTGCGCTTCATCGAGGTCAAGGGTCGCGTCTCGGGTGCGGCGACCATCACCGTGACGCGCAACGAGATTCTCTACTCGCTCAACAAGCCGGACGACTTCATCCTTGCCATCGTGGAATTTCTGGGCGAGGACGCACACAAGGTCCACTACCTGCGTCAGCCGTTCCAGCGGGAGCCGGATTTTGGCGTGACCAGCGTAAACTACGGGTTTGGCGAGCTGCTCGCGCGGGCGCAACCGCCGGCCTGA
- a CDS encoding AAA family ATPase: MRKNPRAQTHITSDRIDADMPTPLRLQGTMLTTLRLQGFKNFRDATLALGPLTLLVGTNAAGKSNVRDAFRFLHGIGRGYTLAEIIGEKWGEGGVLQWRGIRGGTREVAFEGRTDFSLYVEFLALYPKEILDERLPPDGSIGGGGAYFINVEVGDNGKPAKVTRERLTFRSLTVFDSHPPDDPILTVPPDPDHLPVRLMMGASQRGSYGQKLNCLSLRPALAQVAENAKARDVRLYAKMVLDGLQSMRFLDLDPEALRRPSLPGQTVLGDKGENLSSVLQAICTKPDLKAALASWIAELTPMDATDFDFPADQQGRILVNLVEKSGGHISAYSASDGTLRFLAMIAALLGPESSRFYFFEELDNGIHPARLHLLLGLIERQAERGTVQMVATTHSPELLALLDRKSLENASLVYRLPGSNEGRIVRILDIPGAADLIAQQDLAKLHSTGWLEDAVYFSAAPGEAAQ; encoded by the coding sequence TTGCGCAAGAACCCCCGTGCGCAGACCCATATCACCAGTGACCGGATCGACGCCGATATGCCAACACCCTTGCGTTTGCAGGGCACAATGCTGACAACTTTGCGCTTGCAGGGCTTCAAGAACTTCCGCGATGCCACTCTCGCGCTAGGGCCACTGACCCTGTTGGTCGGCACCAACGCGGCCGGCAAGAGCAATGTGCGCGATGCCTTTCGGTTTCTCCACGGCATCGGGCGAGGCTACACCTTGGCCGAGATTATTGGCGAGAAATGGGGCGAGGGCGGGGTCTTGCAGTGGCGCGGCATTCGCGGTGGGACCCGTGAGGTGGCCTTCGAGGGGCGCACCGATTTTTCGCTTTATGTTGAATTCCTCGCTTTGTACCCGAAAGAGATACTCGATGAAAGGCTGCCACCGGATGGCTCGATCGGCGGTGGCGGTGCCTATTTCATCAACGTCGAAGTTGGCGATAACGGAAAGCCCGCAAAGGTAACCCGCGAACGGCTGACCTTTCGCTCTCTTACCGTCTTTGACTCGCATCCGCCCGACGATCCGATATTGACGGTGCCCCCTGATCCAGATCACCTGCCGGTTCGGTTGATGATGGGGGCGAGTCAGCGCGGATCCTATGGACAGAAGCTCAATTGCTTGAGTTTGAGACCCGCTCTCGCACAGGTTGCGGAGAATGCCAAAGCCAGGGATGTAAGACTGTATGCGAAGATGGTCCTCGACGGGCTGCAATCCATGCGCTTTCTCGACCTGGACCCAGAGGCACTACGCCGCCCCTCACTACCGGGCCAGACTGTCCTGGGTGATAAGGGTGAGAACCTCTCATCCGTCTTGCAGGCCATCTGCACTAAGCCTGATCTGAAGGCGGCCCTTGCTTCCTGGATCGCCGAACTGACGCCGATGGACGCCACTGACTTCGATTTCCCAGCCGATCAACAAGGCCGCATCCTGGTCAATTTAGTCGAGAAGAGCGGCGGGCACATCTCCGCCTACAGTGCCTCCGACGGCACCTTGCGCTTCTTGGCCATGATCGCTGCCCTACTCGGGCCGGAGTCCTCACGCTTCTACTTCTTCGAGGAGTTGGATAACGGAATCCATCCGGCGCGGCTTCACCTCCTCCTGGGGCTGATCGAGCGTCAAGCCGAGCGCGGCACGGTGCAGATGGTCGCCACCACCCATTCGCCAGAATTGCTTGCGCTGCTCGATCGCAAGTCCCTGGAAAACGCCTCGCTCGTCTATCGCCTGCCCGGCAGCAATGAAGGGCGAATCGTTCGCATACTGGACATTCCAGGTGCGGCCGATCTCATCGCGCAGCAGGACCTTGCAAAGCTCCACTCTACCGGTTGGTTGGAAGATGCCGTCTATTTCTCCGCCGCGCCGGGCGAGGCGGCCCAATGA
- a CDS encoding nucleotidyltransferase domain-containing protein: MMSLIDDALACLKPAVPAGTRLIVFGSQARGDARADSDLDLLVVEPEVPDRFAEMARLATLLGRRLIPADVVVMSADTFERQKSVVNTLAWRAAQEGQAYDLAA, encoded by the coding sequence ATGATGAGTCTGATCGATGATGCTCTGGCCTGCCTCAAGCCGGCGGTACCGGCCGGCACCCGGCTGATTGTGTTCGGCTCGCAGGCGCGCGGTGATGCACGGGCAGACAGCGACCTCGACTTGCTGGTGGTGGAACCGGAGGTGCCCGACCGCTTCGCGGAGATGGCGCGCCTTGCCACCCTGCTGGGTCGACGCCTGATCCCCGCCGATGTGGTGGTGATGAGCGCGGACACCTTTGAACGCCAGAAATCGGTGGTCAATACCTTGGCCTGGCGTGCGGCACAGGAAGGGCAGGCGTATGACCTGGCTGCTTGA
- a CDS encoding DUF1156 domain-containing protein, with product MTYKKKLIEVALPLEAINKASAREKSIRHGHPSTLHLWWARRPLAAARAVIFAQMVDDPSAHPDLFKTAKAQERERQRLFRIIEDLVLWENTTNETVLQRARDEIWQSWRYTCAENADHPRANELFDRYRLPAFHDPFAGGGSLPLEAQRLGLESYASDLNPVAVLINKAMIEIPPRFAGNRPVNPRSRADAASGGSWKGATGLAEDVRYYGKWMRDEAEKRIGHLYPKIEVTAEMVEGGDNPRPDLKKYVGQKLTVIAWLWARTVKSPNPAFADVDVPLASSFMLATKTDKEAYIEPVIGGCSYRFMVKVGKPKDIEAAKKGTKLTRANFGCLMSGSPVSGDYIKAEGKAGRMGARLMAIIVEGDPGKVYLSPTPEHEALALNARPTWRPAGDIATRMTGGNCTPYGLTSWGDLFTSRQLIALTTFSDIVQEVRERVKHDADLSSFTADSSALNIGDTGAAAYSDAVGLFLGFSTSRMADRHSSLCRWDPNPSGYSPKIANTFGRQALPMVWDYVEGNPFSPSSGNLFDAVGWIVKVIETALSAAAFGEAYQLDARYQDTSGSRVVSTDPPYYDNIGYADLSDFFYVWLRRSLKPIFPDLFATLAVPKAEELVATPYRHGSKAKAETFFLDGMTQAMRRLAEQAHPAFPVTIYYAFKQAESDGADGTTNTGWDTFLAAVIEAGFAITGTWPMRTELGNRMIGSGTNALASSIVLVCRQRPADAPTATRREFVTALKAELPAALTHLQKGNIAPVDLAQAAIGPGMAVYTRYAKVLDAEGNPIPVRAALALINQTLDEALAEQEGDFDADSRWALTWFEQTGFAEGDYGVAEQLSKSKNTAVAGLVEAGILVSKAGKVRLLKPVELPTDWDPTTDKRLTVWEMVHQLIRVLESGGEGAAAVLVAKLGSKAETARELCYRLYTLCERKKRATEAMAYNGLVQSWPEITRLAQATPRAATPGTGDLFDDDGGR from the coding sequence ATGACATACAAGAAGAAGCTCATCGAGGTCGCCCTGCCGCTGGAGGCGATCAACAAGGCCTCCGCGCGGGAGAAGTCCATCCGCCATGGGCACCCATCCACGCTGCACCTATGGTGGGCGCGCCGGCCGCTGGCGGCGGCGCGGGCGGTGATCTTTGCGCAGATGGTGGACGATCCGTCGGCGCATCCGGACCTCTTCAAGACCGCGAAGGCGCAAGAGCGGGAGCGGCAGCGGCTGTTCCGCATCATCGAGGACCTGGTGCTGTGGGAGAACACCACCAATGAGACGGTGTTGCAGCGGGCGCGTGACGAGATTTGGCAGAGTTGGCGCTATACCTGCGCCGAGAATGCCGACCATCCGCGGGCGAACGAGCTGTTTGACCGCTACCGGCTTCCGGCCTTTCATGATCCATTCGCCGGGGGCGGGTCGCTGCCGCTGGAGGCGCAGCGGTTGGGGTTGGAGAGCTATGCGAGCGACCTGAACCCGGTGGCGGTGTTGATCAATAAGGCGATGATCGAAATACCGCCGCGCTTTGCAGGCAACCGACCAGTGAATCCGAGGTCCCGTGCCGATGCAGCGAGCGGGGGCAGTTGGAAGGGCGCGACTGGACTCGCCGAGGACGTGCGCTATTATGGAAAGTGGATGCGGGATGAGGCGGAGAAGCGTATTGGGCACCTCTATCCAAAGATCGAGGTTACTGCCGAGATGGTCGAGGGCGGGGATAATCCGCGGCCGGACCTGAAGAAATATGTTGGGCAGAAGCTTACGGTCATCGCGTGGTTATGGGCACGGACTGTGAAGAGTCCTAATCCTGCCTTTGCCGATGTCGATGTGCCGCTAGCGTCCAGTTTCATGCTCGCCACCAAGACCGACAAGGAAGCTTATATTGAGCCTGTTATCGGAGGTTGCAGCTACCGCTTCATGGTCAAAGTTGGTAAGCCGAAGGACATAGAAGCGGCGAAGAAAGGGACTAAACTGACACGAGCAAACTTCGGCTGCCTGATGTCTGGCTCCCCCGTTTCTGGCGACTATATCAAAGCAGAGGGTAAGGCGGGCCGCATGGGCGCGCGGCTGATGGCAATTATTGTTGAAGGTGACCCAGGGAAAGTCTATCTCAGCCCAACCCCAGAACATGAGGCATTAGCGCTGAACGCAAGACCAACGTGGCGACCAGCAGGAGACATTGCAACCCGGATGACCGGCGGGAACTGCACGCCCTATGGACTCACTTCTTGGGGCGACCTTTTTACATCTCGCCAACTCATTGCGCTGACGACATTCTCTGATATCGTTCAAGAAGTGCGGGAGAGGGTAAAGCATGACGCTGACCTGTCCAGCTTCACTGCCGATAGCAGTGCCCTGAATATAGGCGACACTGGCGCTGCGGCTTACTCCGACGCGGTGGGTTTGTTTTTGGGGTTCAGCACAAGTCGAATGGCGGATCGTCATTCTTCACTCTGTCGCTGGGACCCGAATCCCAGCGGATACTCACCAAAGATTGCAAATACTTTCGGGCGCCAAGCATTGCCGATGGTTTGGGACTATGTCGAAGGTAATCCTTTCAGTCCGTCTTCCGGCAACTTGTTCGATGCGGTCGGCTGGATCGTCAAGGTTATCGAGACAGCACTGTCGGCAGCAGCCTTTGGTGAAGCCTATCAGCTTGACGCAAGATATCAAGACACCAGTGGATCAAGAGTGGTTTCTACCGACCCGCCCTATTACGACAACATCGGTTACGCAGACCTATCCGATTTTTTCTACGTCTGGCTGCGTCGCTCGTTGAAACCCATCTTCCCCGATCTTTTCGCCACCCTTGCTGTCCCTAAGGCGGAAGAACTGGTCGCCACTCCTTACCGACACGGCAGCAAGGCGAAGGCCGAAACCTTCTTTCTCGACGGTATGACGCAGGCGATGCGCCGGCTAGCCGAACAGGCCCATCCAGCCTTCCCGGTCACCATCTACTACGCTTTCAAGCAGGCAGAGAGCGACGGAGCAGACGGCACTACGAATACCGGTTGGGATACCTTCCTTGCCGCGGTCATTGAGGCCGGCTTTGCCATCACCGGTACCTGGCCGATGCGCACTGAATTGGGCAATCGGATGATCGGCTCCGGCACCAATGCCTTGGCGTCCAGCATCGTTCTCGTCTGCCGCCAGCGCCCCGCCGACGCCCCCACCGCCACCCGCCGCGAATTCGTCACCGCACTCAAGGCCGAGTTGCCGGCCGCACTGACGCACTTGCAGAAGGGCAACATAGCCCCGGTCGACTTGGCCCAGGCCGCCATCGGCCCCGGCATGGCGGTCTACACCCGCTATGCCAAGGTGCTCGACGCCGAGGGCAACCCAATCCCGGTCCGCGCCGCGCTGGCCCTGATCAACCAGACCCTGGACGAGGCCCTGGCCGAGCAGGAGGGCGACTTCGATGCCGACAGCCGCTGGGCGCTCACCTGGTTCGAGCAGACCGGCTTTGCCGAGGGCGACTATGGCGTCGCGGAGCAACTCTCCAAGTCCAAGAACACCGCCGTGGCCGGGCTGGTCGAGGCGGGTATCCTGGTCTCCAAGGCCGGCAAGGTGCGCCTGCTGAAACCCGTCGAGCTACCCACCGACTGGGACCCGACCACCGACAAGCGCCTGACCGTCTGGGAGATGGTCCACCAACTGATCCGTGTGCTGGAGTCCGGCGGCGAGGGCGCCGCGGCAGTCCTGGTCGCCAAGCTCGGAAGCAAAGCCGAGACCGCCCGCGAGCTGTGCTACCGCCTCTATACCCTGTGCGAGCGCAAGAAGCGCGCGACCGAGGCCATGGCTTACAACGGCCTGGTGCAGAGCTGGCCCGAGATCACCCGGCTGGCGCAGGCAACGCCGCGCGCCGCTACTCCGGGCACCGGCGACCTGTTCGATGATGACGGGGGTCGATGA